The proteins below are encoded in one region of bacterium:
- a CDS encoding molybdopterin-dependent oxidoreductase, with product MNDFNSIGKSVKKIDSLALATGNERFVDDFPLTNPLFIAFKYSPHAFARIIKIDSSNASKIAGVAEIMHYGNAKGKLHTTAGQGYPEPSPYDTYIFEDIVRFVGDRVAAVAADSPEIATRAVNAIEVEYEKMDPLFDYEKAMDDDAPRLHFGEEYMPIPTAFIPEKNIAAKAEIKFGDMQKGFESAEFIVDGTFRTQYASHCAIEPHSALAYIDERGRLVIITATQVPFHARRIVSHTLGIPIGAIRVIKPRIGGGFGGKQEVFLEQVVAFTTWKTHRPSKAIFNRSEVFISSRTRHPMRVTIRAGVKNSGKITALEMKALMNTGAYGSHALTVLSNAGSKVLPLFNKIKNIHFEGTSVYSNLPIGGAYRGYGATQGYFAYCQIIDMITRGINQDILEYCKNRTIKIGETSPVFAALGEGKEGVGQYINSCSLTECIDRGAKAIDWYKIRDKRIRVGDKVKGVGLSVSMQGSGIPRVDMASAHMKMNEDGSFNLHMGATDLGTGSDTVLAQIAAEVLSISVEKLIVRSSDTDLTPFDVGAYASSTTYVSGNAVRLCAEKVRDQILQVAGEILKCSAVELYLHHDRVRRFGGDEFVTYSDICTRAFYETNQFQIQASASYFGTESPPPFIAQFAEVEVDIKTGKVDVIKFVSAIDCGQPINPKLAEGQVEGATLNGISYALCEEYIFNSSGKMTNPSFWDYKIYNTRDLPEMVTIIADSYEKTGPFGAKSAGEIAINGPGPAIANAIFDAIGVRMLEMPFTQERVYRRMVEEGVI from the coding sequence ATGAATGATTTTAATAGCATCGGTAAATCGGTTAAAAAGATTGACTCTCTTGCTCTCGCAACGGGTAATGAGCGTTTTGTGGATGATTTTCCTCTTACAAATCCGCTTTTTATAGCCTTTAAATACTCACCCCACGCTTTTGCAAGGATAATAAAAATAGACTCGAGCAATGCAAGCAAGATTGCCGGAGTGGCTGAAATCATGCATTACGGTAACGCCAAGGGCAAGTTGCACACCACAGCAGGACAGGGTTACCCCGAGCCCTCACCATATGATACCTATATTTTCGAAGATATAGTCCGTTTTGTGGGTGACAGGGTAGCGGCTGTTGCAGCCGATTCGCCGGAAATAGCGACGAGAGCAGTTAATGCCATCGAGGTTGAATACGAAAAGATGGACCCACTTTTTGACTACGAAAAGGCGATGGACGACGATGCCCCAAGGCTTCATTTTGGTGAGGAATATATGCCTATCCCGACTGCCTTTATTCCCGAAAAAAATATCGCCGCCAAGGCTGAGATTAAATTTGGGGATATGCAAAAAGGTTTCGAGTCAGCTGAATTCATTGTCGATGGAACTTTTCGAACGCAGTATGCGAGCCACTGTGCTATAGAACCGCATTCAGCCTTAGCCTATATTGATGAGCGCGGCAGATTAGTGATCATTACAGCAACACAGGTTCCATTTCATGCTAGGCGTATAGTATCACATACACTAGGTATTCCAATTGGCGCTATAAGAGTTATAAAACCTCGAATAGGTGGTGGTTTTGGAGGCAAGCAGGAGGTGTTTTTAGAGCAAGTGGTTGCCTTTACAACATGGAAGACGCACCGACCATCAAAGGCTATTTTTAATCGTTCAGAAGTATTTATTTCTTCGCGCACAAGGCACCCCATGCGTGTGACGATACGCGCTGGCGTTAAGAATTCCGGCAAGATAACCGCGCTCGAAATGAAGGCACTTATGAACACTGGCGCATATGGTAGTCACGCTTTGACTGTCCTTTCGAACGCCGGTTCTAAGGTGCTTCCCTTGTTCAACAAAATTAAGAATATTCATTTCGAAGGGACTTCGGTTTATTCTAATTTACCGATTGGGGGGGCCTATCGCGGTTATGGCGCAACACAGGGCTATTTCGCATATTGCCAGATTATCGATATGATCACAAGGGGAATTAATCAGGACATACTTGAGTATTGCAAGAATAGGACTATTAAAATAGGTGAAACCTCACCCGTTTTTGCGGCCCTCGGAGAGGGAAAAGAGGGAGTCGGGCAATATATTAACTCCTGTAGCCTCACAGAATGTATAGATAGAGGGGCAAAGGCCATCGACTGGTATAAAATACGGGATAAGCGTATTCGAGTCGGAGACAAGGTTAAGGGTGTAGGGCTTTCTGTCTCGATGCAAGGTTCCGGTATTCCGCGTGTAGATATGGCAAGTGCGCATATGAAAATGAACGAGGATGGTTCGTTCAATCTTCATATGGGCGCGACCGATTTAGGCACCGGTTCGGACACCGTCCTAGCCCAAATTGCAGCCGAGGTGCTTTCCATTTCTGTAGAAAAATTAATTGTTCGTTCTTCAGATACCGATCTCACTCCTTTCGATGTAGGCGCTTATGCCTCTTCCACCACATATGTTTCTGGTAATGCAGTTAGGCTGTGTGCTGAAAAGGTGCGTGATCAGATACTTCAGGTTGCGGGGGAGATACTGAAATGTTCAGCGGTTGAACTTTACCTCCATCATGACCGGGTTCGCCGTTTTGGTGGGGATGAGTTTGTCACTTATAGTGATATATGCACTCGCGCGTTTTACGAGACAAACCAATTTCAGATTCAAGCATCGGCCTCTTATTTTGGCACAGAATCACCTCCACCTTTTATTGCTCAATTCGCCGAAGTCGAAGTTGATATTAAAACTGGTAAGGTTGATGTAATAAAATTCGTGTCGGCAATCGATTGCGGTCAACCAATTAATCCTAAACTGGCCGAAGGCCAGGTCGAGGGCGCAACGCTCAACGGGATAAGCTATGCCCTTTGCGAAGAGTATATATTCAACTCCTCTGGTAAGATGACAAATCCGAGTTTCTGGGATTATAAGATATATAACACCCGTGATCTTCCGGAAATGGTAACCATAATTGCCGATTCTTACGAGAAAACGGGTCCCTTCGGGGCAAAATCCGCAGGTGAGATTGCGATTAATGGCCCAGGACCGGCTATAGCAAACGCTATCTTCGATGCTATTGGTGTTCGCATGCTAGAAATGCCTTTTACTCAAGAGCGTGTCTATCGTAGGATGGTTGAGGAGGGCGTGATTTGA
- a CDS encoding (2Fe-2S)-binding protein, producing the protein MRGSFDINGSVCEIEFASQATLLRVLRDNGFVEVKEGCKEGDCGACLVLLDDKPVNSCQCFAAQTMGRKILTVKGIGDIHNPHPIQVAFVDAGAVQCGFCTPGMVLSTHALLTKNPNPSDEEIKTALDGNLCRCTGYSKIIDAVKLAAKRMNENE; encoded by the coding sequence ATGAGAGGTTCATTCGATATAAACGGCTCGGTGTGTGAAATAGAATTTGCTTCGCAAGCAACACTACTAAGAGTTCTGCGGGATAACGGTTTTGTAGAGGTTAAGGAGGGGTGTAAAGAGGGAGATTGTGGTGCGTGTCTGGTTCTACTCGATGACAAGCCGGTTAATTCGTGTCAGTGTTTCGCTGCGCAGACCATGGGGCGTAAAATATTGACTGTAAAAGGAATAGGGGATATCCATAATCCACACCCCATTCAAGTAGCCTTTGTAGATGCCGGCGCGGTTCAATGCGGTTTCTGCACACCCGGAATGGTGCTTTCGACTCACGCTCTTCTCACAAAGAATCCCAATCCATCGGATGAGGAAATAAAAACAGCCCTCGATGGCAATCTATGCCGCTGCACCGGTTATTCAAAGATAATCGATGCTGTTAAACTTGCCGCGAAAAGGATGAACGAAAATGAATGA
- a CDS encoding FAD binding domain-containing protein, with product MIKWIITSGAECMDINEMKWEFPSSQKEVLAAFKGGSTLCAGGTWLLKRDLSKIEKMVDLNGALEEKITIDDGIVKIGAMARFSQVIEYLGRDSLIVKSLTSSASTPLRNHITIGGSIAAFPMWSNVIGPLVAHEAEVVIFDGEPRAIPIEQYLADNERTQRLILGVKFLEKGWKSYFYSAKRTNFDYSSFNISILADIKGDEIGDCRIIVVGCKNKFKRLTEIEKILRDKPISKINLIGIGKKTDIKFGKKPLGTPEYLRKLFEIELERGLAKILKG from the coding sequence ATGATTAAATGGATAATCACAAGTGGAGCTGAATGCATGGATATTAATGAAATGAAATGGGAATTTCCCTCGTCGCAAAAGGAAGTTCTTGCCGCGTTTAAAGGTGGCTCGACCCTTTGTGCCGGTGGAACATGGCTTTTGAAAAGGGATCTATCTAAAATAGAAAAAATGGTTGATCTAAATGGAGCGCTAGAGGAGAAAATTACAATAGATGATGGAATAGTAAAAATCGGCGCTATGGCGAGATTCAGCCAAGTCATCGAGTATCTCGGTAGGGACTCGCTTATAGTGAAGTCGTTAACGAGTTCGGCCTCCACTCCTCTTAGGAATCATATAACGATAGGAGGGAGCATAGCTGCTTTCCCGATGTGGTCGAATGTTATCGGGCCGCTGGTGGCACACGAAGCGGAAGTCGTTATCTTCGATGGTGAACCCAGGGCTATTCCAATAGAGCAGTATCTCGCGGATAACGAACGCACGCAGAGACTTATTTTAGGAGTAAAATTCCTCGAAAAGGGCTGGAAATCTTATTTCTACTCCGCCAAACGAACGAATTTCGATTATTCGTCGTTTAATATTTCGATTCTCGCCGACATTAAGGGCGATGAAATCGGTGACTGCCGAATAATTGTGGTTGGTTGTAAAAATAAATTCAAGAGGCTAACCGAAATAGAGAAAATTCTGAGAGATAAGCCCATAAGCAAAATCAATCTCATCGGTATAGGAAAAAAAACAGATATTAAGTTCGGGAAAAAGCCCCTCGGAACTCCCGAATACCTTCGAAAGCTCTTCGAGATAGAACTCGAACGCGGGCTTGCCAAAATTTTAAAAGGATAG
- a CDS encoding GyrI-like domain-containing protein produces the protein MFEIKIFKEKDRTTVARRYNSKAYPDVPWFDFATELTKLGHLSKEWGIVEYLSEREWDPEDHDYYLLLEVHGEIKIEPPFEKRILHGGKVASILHRGDFSCLEKPYTRLLNWIEENGYHISGNLRKIHLRCPRNTIDTEGFVTELQIPIDKEVGQ, from the coding sequence ATGTTTGAAATTAAGATATTTAAAGAAAAAGACCGAACGACGGTAGCGAGAAGATATAATTCGAAAGCCTATCCCGATGTGCCTTGGTTCGATTTTGCTACAGAGCTTACGAAACTTGGACATCTAAGTAAAGAATGGGGTATAGTCGAGTATCTCTCCGAACGAGAATGGGATCCTGAAGATCACGATTACTATCTTCTTTTGGAAGTTCATGGCGAAATTAAAATCGAACCACCGTTTGAGAAACGTATTCTCCACGGGGGTAAGGTAGCATCTATTCTACACAGAGGCGATTTTTCCTGCCTCGAAAAACCATACACTCGTCTTTTAAATTGGATCGAAGAAAATGGCTACCATATTTCGGGAAATCTGCGTAAAATACATCTTCGCTGCCCACGAAACACAATCGATACCGAGGGCTTTGTAACTGAATTACAGATACCTATCGACAAAGAAGTAGGCCAATGA